CAGGCTTTCTTCACATTCTCCAGGGATCGTCAATTTGTACGCCTGACAGGTCAGTTTAACATTACACCCACCATTGTTGTCCCAGAAATCAAATCCTCTGACCCGGTAGCAGATGGAGAACTGTAGCATGGCACCTGGCTGCATGATAAAAGGTAGGACAGGCAGGTGAAACCGAAACTTGTCGGACTCTGGATTGGGCCCATCTCTGTGAACAGTGGAGATGCAGCTCGCTTTACTCTCCGCACTGCTTTTCCAGTCGGTAAATGAGTATCGTACCGTAACCTCTTTCTCATAGGCCAAGTTCAGCACTTCGACAGTTCCAATAATTGCCAGTTCAGAGCAAATAACCTGATCCAGGCAAACTTGCTGATGGCACAAGCTCTTGACTATTGCAACTCACCTATcgagaagaaacaaagcaacctcTGTGTTCGATCACAGACCTTCTCACTCCTTGAGTTCTCTCCAGCACTAGAAAGCTGATCAGATTTTTACACTGGTCCTACTTGCCATATCTAAGTCTTCTTTTGTTTTGCAGacatgttccttttttttttttttgtcatctatGTTTCTGCCGTCATTCGGCTCGGCTAATGTCCATCCTGTGCACTGAGCGCTCTCTTGTCCACATCATGAGTAGACACGCTCCTTACTGCTTATTGGCTTCAAGTTTGTTTTGGTACTCAGCCCGACTTTTTGCTTTTCCTACAATCTTGTCTAGACAGGCTATTCTATTCAAGTGGAAGCACACAGGTGGATACAGGACATTTTCTATTGTGTTAGGTTTGAGAAACTGTGATGTTCATTCTGTttcacttaaattattttacaagacTTGGGATCCATTCTCAAAGGTTTACCTTTCCATAGGCTTAGGCTTTCCATATGTCTGTAAACAAGCGAGATCTCAGACAATCTTGATGCGCGAGCATTTGTGAATAAACGCCGCGACATTATATTTGTGTCGCGTCGCTGGCTCACAGTGCGCATGGGGTCTCAGGTATATTACAGTATCGAGCCTATATGACACTGTTGACTACATTTCCCACACAACAATGCGCCCTTCAGCATCCACACCGCTGGAATACACGCCTGCGTAAATATCCTCATTTACAATCTCCACACAATTAAGCCCATATCGATTAGGTTACAGCATGAGACAGAACCGAGCAGACTGTCTAATTTGACCGATGCATCTCATCACAGACAGTCTGATCCGTTCGTCGCTGAATTATTTAGGACATAACGATACAGATGCACCGAGAATTAAAGGCAGCAATGCAAGAGACAGTCGATTGATCGTGGGTGTAAACCTCACATGATCAAGAAAAAATGGATATGCCTTCGGATTAAAAGCCTCCGTGCATGCAATAGGAGAGAATCCACCCGTTCGAGGAGATCCAAGCTGCTTTGAGGAATGCAAGTGATGGGAACGGTCTTACACGAGCGCACCGTGCGAAACTGTCAGAATAAGCTTCGTTCGTTTGACAGAACCAAAACTAAAGCATTTGGACATGCACCAAGGTaagaataaatacaattaattaaattaaggtCATGTTTTATTTACCTGTGCCAGGTCATTCATTTATGATGAAGGAGCTTGGATAGGCTTCTTTAAAATTGGAACCAAATTGAGCTGCTTTTATTTCTGAACTGATCTTGACTATCCTGACTTTTTCACTGAAAGCAAGAAAACCACAAAGCCACCTTTGCATCCACCACCGAAAAATGGCATCAGCCTGTCATCTGAACCTGTGAGTACTCAACAGCaattatttatgtgtgtatgttataaaataataataataaagaaataaataaaaatggaagagaataattaaaaacaaagcatCATAAATTGAGCATATGTTGATAAGTTTAAGGGCTGTTTCCTTCATGTCTACAGGACTCTCAGCAAAGGTTAAGAAGGACAATTCTGGACAAAATGTTGATCATAGTGAACCCCACAGACAGGTTAgaaaataatttggcacatagAAGATTAATTGAGATAagggttaacacacacacacacacacacacacacacacacacacacacacacacacacacacacacacacatatatatacattttatagtgTTTAAGTAATGCAAATTGCATTTTACTATAGCCTAATTATTATAATAGGAGAAGCAGCTACaaagaaatacataataaataaataaataaaacataataaataaataaataaataaaggcacaCCAAGTACAAAGTGTGACCAgatattttaaaaagtcatttaaccCCTTTTCCTTTGGTTCCTCAAGGCAACACAACACTAAGATCAAATCTCATACAACTTCCAAAAATGGACAGAAGGAGAGGCGACAGAGACAAAACAGCCATGGTGCAAAAGAGAGTGGAGGCAGGGGTAAAAGTTTGAGTGTAAGGCCTGTAAGCCCTCATTCTGTACAAGTGGAGAGAGAAGACTCATCAGAGTGCAGAACCGAAGCCGAGAGCTGCGTGCTACAAAGTAAAGATGGAGAAGAGGACAGTGCCAGTGACCTCTCAGACTCTGAAAGGTATTCTGCACTTCCCGCTCAAATCTCTCCCCCTGACCTCAACCTTCGCGCAGAGGTCATAGATCCGTCTGGCTTTCATGCTTTGAGACCTTCTTGTCGAGGGCGCAGCAAGTTCAGAGGCAGCTATCCAGATTTCTTACCACCTCCTTTCAATTCCTGGAGTCTCCAGCAGCTAGCTGTGTACTTGAACACAGAAGGCAAAGGCATTCCTCGTCCCAAGCCCAGTGGGCAGCTTGAGAGATACCTGGACCGGCTATTGCAATTGGAATGGCATCAGATCCAAACCATAGAAGAAGACAGCAGGAAATCCAATGCCCCATTACCTAAAGGTCGCCATTTGACTCATGCATCTTCTCATCTCAGCCTCAGCTCTCCTAAATGCATCCTCCAGTGCCAGCGTGCGTTCCCTTTGGCGTTACTCTCCTCTTTTGCTAGTGCACCCACCCTTCATCTTTCCAGCTGTACCTGCCCACGTTGCCAGAATCAGTATCCCATCTTGAACGTCCCATGCCGCTCTTATGcctaccaccaccaccacacaaGGCTGAGTCCACTCCTGGAGAAGAAGGGTCAGGCCTCAGGTTTGCCTAAAAGGAGCAGCAGTGAGAGCAGGGCTCATCCGCCGGATCCCAGACACCGATCTCGAGAGCACAGACTCAGCGACCCTCTGAGCGAGAGCAGCCACTTGAGCCGCATGCAGGCTATCGGTAACATTCGCAATCCAGTTGGTTCAACATACAGTGTTCAACAAGTTTCTTCCACAGCTACAACAGCCAGGAATGccaatattggtgaagtaaaaaAGAGAAGGACAGGACAAAGAAGTCATTCCTGTGTGGGGACGAGGGAGGTTGGCTATAGGGCACGAGGACGCAGTGAACAAAGGAAGACCTTTGATGAAACACAACAGGAGATCAAATTAGCTTGTGTTGTAAGTTCAGATGGGTTACACAGCTCAGGAGACTCTGCAACTAGTCGATCGACCCGGAGGCAAAAGCATGTTGAATTTGTCACAGATTAACTTCAATACAGTGGCCTGGAAAATGTaggaatgtcattgcattagataaggAAATATCAAACCAGGTAGCATATTTTCTGAGAAATGTATTGCAGTGACATTAAGACAACTGATCCCAGCGTTATTAGTGAATGTAAAAAGAAAAGTGTTGGGCaaagttaattttaaaaataatgcattacaatatcgTGTTACTCTTTATCCTATACTTATTGTGTTACTCGtgactttttatggaaagtaaaatGTCAAGTtacttttgcattatttttctcATCTGGGCtcggcttgcttgtttgtttttaatataaattagttctatttttggcaaatgtaaaagccctttcacttcaaaagtgaaatgaataagcctcaggctgaaggaaatgttaATTCACGTCTGTACAGAAGAGGGCGCAGCTCAAACAAACCTTTCTGGATTACATGAAGAACAGGACgcagaagaaagttcaacactcattaaaaatattatcatgttcacacagcgccTCTGCACTCACTCCTGATCTTTCTCTACATGAGGACAGGAGAACTGTCAGTCAGtacatgggaaaacaaagtacCTGGCCTTacctatttgaaaaaaaaaagtaactcagatatatTCTTTGCTAAATTAAAAACTAACATGTCCCTTTAATAGTTCCTTGTAAAAATGAATCTGATTATGTAAGTCATGTTACTTATAACTTCTCCCCATCACCGGTTAATTCATCACATTAACGTGATGTCACACTAACTTTCAACAAACAGGAAGTTTCAAAATACTTATCTTAATTTTTCAACATATTtatccttctt
The genomic region above belongs to Carassius gibelio isolate Cgi1373 ecotype wild population from Czech Republic chromosome A11, carGib1.2-hapl.c, whole genome shotgun sequence and contains:
- the fam217bb gene encoding protein FAM217B, whose translation is MQVMGTVLHERTVRNCQNKLRSFDRTKTKAFGHAPSKKTTKPPLHPPPKNGISLSSEPDSQQRLRRTILDKMLIIVNPTDRQHNTKIKSHTTSKNGQKERRQRQNSHGAKESGGRGKSLSVRPVSPHSVQVEREDSSECRTEAESCVLQSKDGEEDSASDLSDSERYSALPAQISPPDLNLRAEVIDPSGFHALRPSCRGRSKFRGSYPDFLPPPFNSWSLQQLAVYLNTEGKGIPRPKPSGQLERYLDRLLQLEWHQIQTIEEDSRKSNAPLPKGRHLTHASSHLSLSSPKCILQCQRAFPLALLSSFASAPTLHLSSCTCPRCQNQYPILNVPCRSYAYHHHHTRLSPLLEKKGQASGLPKRSSSESRAHPPDPRHRSREHRLSDPLSESSHLSRMQAIGNIRNPVGSTYSVQQVSSTATTARNANIGEVKKRRTGQRSHSCVGTREVGYRARGRSEQRKTFDETQQEIKLACVVSSDGLHSSGDSATSRSTRRQKHVEFVTD